The following proteins come from a genomic window of Paenibacillus sp. CAA11:
- a CDS encoding flagellar basal body-associated FliL family protein, translated as MKKMAPWLITILLSITLIVLAAFLVMNNMNNKNNANTTTNNTNTEAVVKKLTAEEIVKVTSVIEGIKTNLSDPSYLVKMDFAFQLNDEKAKEAFDQIAVYKVKPIIIKTLADSKPEELNGAKGKDQLCAKLLDQINKILPEGNVIQVEITDFQITQI; from the coding sequence ATGAAGAAGATGGCCCCATGGCTGATCACGATATTGTTATCCATTACACTAATCGTATTGGCCGCCTTCCTGGTTATGAACAACATGAACAACAAAAATAACGCGAATACCACAACGAATAATACGAACACAGAAGCTGTAGTGAAGAAATTAACGGCCGAAGAAATTGTAAAAGTTACTTCAGTGATCGAAGGTATTAAAACAAATCTGTCTGATCCGAGCTATCTAGTAAAAATGGACTTTGCTTTCCAATTAAATGATGAAAAAGCGAAAGAAGCTTTTGACCAGATTGCGGTTTACAAAGTGAAGCCGATCATCATCAAGACACTCGCAGATTCAAAACCGGAAGAGTTAAATGGGGCTAAAGGTAAAGACCAGTTGTGCGCCAAACTGCTTGATCAGATTAACAAAATTCTTCCTGAGGGAAATGTGATTCAAGTCGAGATTACAGATTTTCAAATCACACAAATTTAA